The following are encoded in a window of Citrobacter freundii genomic DNA:
- the kdsD gene encoding arabinose-5-phosphate isomerase KdsD encodes MSHLELQPGFDFQQAGKEVLAIEREGLAELDQYIDLNFTLACEKIVNCAGKVVVMGMGKSGHIGRKMAATFASTGTPSFFVHPGEAAHGDLGMVSPQDVVIAISNSGESNEIAALIPVLKRLHVPLICMTGRPESSMARAADVHLCVKVPKEACPLGLAPTSSTTATLVMGDALAVALLKARGFTAEDFALSHPGGALGRKLLLRVNDIMHTGDEIPHVNKNASLRDALLEITRKNLGMTVICDDTMKIDGIFTDGDLRRVFDMGVDVRQLGIADVMTPGGIRVRPGILAVDALNLMQSRHITSVMVADGDRLLGVLHMHDLLRAGVV; translated from the coding sequence ATGTCGCACTTAGAGTTGCAACCGGGTTTTGACTTTCAGCAAGCAGGCAAGGAAGTCCTGGCTATTGAACGTGAAGGCCTGGCGGAGCTTGATCAGTACATCGACCTGAACTTTACCCTCGCCTGTGAGAAAATCGTCAACTGCGCGGGTAAAGTTGTGGTGATGGGAATGGGGAAATCCGGGCATATCGGGCGCAAAATGGCCGCCACGTTTGCCAGTACCGGTACGCCGTCCTTTTTCGTACATCCTGGTGAAGCCGCACACGGCGATCTGGGCATGGTATCGCCGCAGGACGTGGTGATCGCCATTTCTAATTCCGGTGAATCCAATGAGATTGCCGCATTAATTCCGGTGCTCAAACGCCTTCACGTCCCGCTTATCTGCATGACCGGTCGTCCGGAAAGCAGCATGGCGCGTGCAGCAGATGTGCATCTGTGTGTTAAAGTACCCAAGGAAGCCTGCCCATTAGGTCTGGCGCCGACCAGCAGCACAACCGCGACGCTGGTGATGGGCGATGCGCTCGCCGTGGCATTATTGAAAGCCCGCGGCTTTACTGCGGAAGATTTTGCGTTGTCGCACCCCGGTGGCGCACTGGGGCGTAAGCTTTTGCTGCGCGTTAACGATATTATGCATACGGGCGACGAGATCCCGCATGTGAATAAAAACGCCAGCCTGCGCGATGCGTTACTTGAGATTACGCGTAAAAATCTCGGCATGACCGTCATTTGCGATGACACCATGAAGATCGACGGCATCTTCACGGATGGTGACTTACGCCGCGTCTTTGATATGGGCGTTGACGTTCGCCAGTTGGGGATTGCCGACGTGATGACCCCCGGGGGCATTCGCGTGCGTCCGGGCATTCTTGCCGTGGACGCCCTGAATTTAATGCAATCCCGCCATATTACCTCGGTGATGGTTGCTGATGGCGACCGTTTACTCGGTGTGTTACATATGCATGATCTCCTGCGTGCAGGCGTAGTGTAA